Within the Plesiomonas shigelloides genome, the region TCCACCGGCATCGGTGCGGTATCCAGTAGCGAACCATCGAGCATCACTGCACGCAAACCGAGCACATGATCAGAGGTTTTGCCGTACAGCAGTGAGCCTTGCCCGGAGGCATCGGTATTGATCATGCCGCCAATCGTGGCACGGTTACTGGTGGAAAGATCAGGAGAGAAAAAATAGCCGTGCGGTTTTAAATAGGCATTGAGCTGATCTTTGACCACGCCCGCTTCCACTCGCACCCATTTTTCTTCCAGATTTAACTCCAAAATCCGGTTCATGTAGCGCGAAGTATCCACCACCACACCGGTCGTCAATGATTGACCATTGGTGCCGGTTCCTCCGCCACGTGGGGCGAACGTGAGTTCTTTGAATTCCGCCTGCTGCGCCGTGCGGGTCAATAATAAGATGTCCGCCACCGAGCGTGGAAACAGTACCGCCTGTGGCAATTGCTGGTAGACACTGTTGTCGGTCGCCATGCTCAAGCGCCCGCCATAGGTCACATCCGTATCACCACTAAAACCGGCTGAGCTCAGCGCCGATAAAAAAGAGTGGGTCAACGGCGCTACGCCGGGCACGCCGGAAAGTTGCGGAATCATCATTGGTTATCCCTTACAGCCTTGCATCCTGAAACCACGGTGAGCGCACGTGCTTATTGGCGTCACCCTAGCCTGCATAAATGTATATTTAACCTGCAGTATCAACAATCTGTCTGCATAAAACCAGCGTTTCAACGGGAGCCATGCATAACGCGCTTATCCTTGATACGCGGTTTTATCGCGCATCCATACCGTATCAATCGCTTATCGGAATAAAAATTACACGGGATAAAACGCCCCTGCAACTGACTTACTGCGCTTTATGTTGTCTGTTTACCACTGCGTATTTATTCAGCAATACCGATTCAGCTAAAACAGCAAAGCCCACAATGAAAACAGTGATAACACCGTACGTTTTGTGCGCTATACCTCACGAGTTCATCCCCTACTCAGTGCGCGCCATTTGACCTTAAATAGCAAACAAAGGTAGAGATATGACAGACAAATATAATAATTTGCTCTTGCTATACACAACAAAGTGCACACAATTTTAATTCAGACAGGATAAGTTATGAGCCATATACCTTCTTTGGACGATTTTATCGCCGGTGTTAGCCAGCGTAACCCCCACCAGCCGGAGTATCTGCAAGCGGTACATGAAGTGATGGCAACCCTGTGGCCTTTTATTCAGGAAAACCCTCGCTACGCCGCCCAAGGTCTGCTGGAGCGTTTGGTGGAGCCTGAGCGCTTAATTCAATTTCGCGTTTGCTGGACCGACGATCACGGCAATGTGCAGGTTAATCGCGCGTTTCGCGTTCAACACAACTCAGCCATTGGGCCGTACAAAGGCGGGATGCGCTTTCACCCTTCGGTGAATCCTTCCATTTTGAAGTTTTTGGCTTTTGAGCAAACCTTTAAAAATGCCCTGACCACATTGCCGATGGGCGGCGGCAAAGGCGGCTCTGATTTTGACCCCAAAGGGAAAAGTGATGCTGAGATCATGCGCTTTTGTCAGGCATTGATGACCGAGCTATACCGCCATTTGGGGCCAGACACTGACGTACCCGCTGGCGATATCGGCGTTGGAGCGCGTGAAGTCGGCTTCATGACGGGGATGATGAAAAAGCTGACCAACAATGCCGCCTGCGTATTTACCGGTAAAGGCATGAGCTTTGGTGGCAGCGCGATGCGCCCAGAAGCCACCGGTTACGGGCTCATCTATTTTGTGCAAGCGATGTTGGCTGAACGCGGTGAAAGCTTGGCCGGTCGCACCGTCACCGTGTCTGGCTCCGGTAATGTGGCACAATTTACCATCCAAAAAGCCCTCGAGTTGGGTGCCAAGGTTATCAGTGCCTCAGACTCCTCCGGCACGGTATACGATCCTGCTGGATTTACGCCGGAGAAACTGGCCGACCTGTGCCGCATTAAAAACGAGCAAGCCGGACGCGTTGCCGATTATGCCCGTTTGCACGATTTGACCTATCTGGCCGGACAGCGCCCGTGGGGCATTGCCACAGAAATTGCGCTGCCATGCGCGACACAAAATGAACTGGATACCGATGATGCCGCGGCGTTGATCCGAAACGGTGTGCGCCTCGTCGCCGAAGGCGCCAATATGCCGACCACTGAGCCGGCGGTTTATGCGCTGCAAGAGTGCGGCGTGCTGTTTGCACCCGGTAAAGCGGCCAACGCAGGCGGCGTGGCGACCTCGGGTCTGGAAATGTCGCAAAATGCGCTGCGTTTAGGCTGGTCAGATCGCGAAGTGGATCAGCGTCTGCAAGACATCATGCTGAGTATTCACGCAGCATGTGTACGTTATGGCCGCGATCCGCAGAGCAACCATGTCGACTATGTGCGTGGAGCGAATATCGCCGGTTTTGTGAAAGTGGCCGATGCCATGTTGGCGCAAGGTGTGCTGTAACACTCACAATATTCAATTCAATATGTGCCAAACAAAAGGGAATACCGGATGGTATTCCCTTGAATTACGGCTAACTTAGCCGCTCGATATGCTGCAGATTATCTCTGCAAACTTTAGCAAGCTCCTTGTCGCTCAGCCTGTTCGGCCAGATACAACCAGGTTTCCACCACCGTATCTGGGTTTAACGAGACACTGTCGATCCCCTGCTCCAGTAGCCAGGCCGCAAAATCAGGGTGATCCGATGGGCCTTGTCCACAAATCCCGACATACTTACCTTGCCGTTTCGCGGCCTGAATCGCCATCGCCAGCAGCGCTTTGACCGCCGCATTACGCTCATCAAACAGGTGCGAGATGATGCCGGAGTCTCTATCTAGCCCCAGCGCCAGCTGCGTCATATCATTCGAGCCGATAGAAAAGCCGTCAAACAGTTGCAAGAACTCATCGGCCAACAGGGCATTCGATGGGATTTCGCACATCATGATCACTTTCAGCCCTTGCTCCCCGCGTTGCAGACCTTGCTCGGCTAACAACGCCAGCACGGATCGCGCTTCATCCGGTGTACGGACAAACGGGATCATCACCTCGACATTCGTCAGCCCCATCACCTCGCGCACGCGGCGAATGGCCGCGCACTCCAGCGCAAAGCAATCACGGAAGGATGCCGAAACGTAGCGCGACGCACCGCGAAAGCCCAGCATCGGGTTTTCTTCGTGCGGCTCATAGCGCTCACCACCCACCAAATTGGCATATTCGTTGGACTTAAAGTCTGACATCCGCACAATCACCCGCTTCGGCCAAAATGTCGCCGCTAAGGTGGCGATCCCTTCCGTGAGTTTGCTGATATAAAACTCAACCGGATCGGCATAGCCCGCCATCATCCCGCGAATAATGTGCTGCAATTCAGCTGGCTGCTGCTCGAAATTGAGCAAGGCTTTCGGGTGCACGCCTATCATGCGGTTAATAATGAACTCCAGTCGTGCCAAGCCCACCCCTTCGTTAGGTAAGCGCGCGAAATCAAAGGCGCGATCGGGGTTACCTACGTTCATCATCACTTTCAGCGGCAGTGGCGGCATCGCATCAATCTGTGAGCTTTGCACGCTGTACGGCAATATGCCTTGGTAGATAAAACCGGTGTCACCTTCGGCGCAAGATACCGTAACCGGCATACCATTATGCAGCGTCTGAGTGGCATCACCGCAGCCGACCACCGCCGGAATACCCAGCTCGCGGGCAATAATCGCCGCATGACAAGTTCGTCCACCGCGATTAGTCACGATCGCCGCCGCTCGCTTCATGACTGGCTCCCAATCCGGATCGGTCATGTCAGTCACCAGCACATCCCCCGGTTGGACTTTGTCCATCTCATCGATACGCGCCACAATGCACACCGTACCGGCACCGATTTTATGGCCGATGGCACGCCCTTCGGCCAACACCTCACCGGCTTGCTCCAAACGGAAACGCTCGGTGACTTGCTGATTTGCCTGCACTGTCTCCGGACGCGCCTGCACAATATACAGTCGGCCATCGAGCCCATCTTTGGCCCACTCGATATCCATCGGGCGACCATAATGACGCTCGATCACCAGCGCCTGACGTGCCAATTGCTCCACCTCGGCATCGCTGAGGGAGTAGGTTTGCGCACGCGCCGCGTCCACATCACACACTTCGACTTGCTTACCGTGCTCAGCGCTGCCCGAGTAGACCATCTGCACCCGCTTCGAGCCTAACGTCCGACGCACAACTGCCGGACGCCCCGCTTCCAGCGTCGGCTTATGGACATAAAACTCATCCGGATTCACCGCGCCCTGCACTACCATCTCCCCCAATCCATAGGACGAGGTAATAAACACCACCTGATCAAAGCCAGATTCCGTATCCAACGTAAACATCACGCCCGATGCCGCTTTATCTGAGCGCACCATGCGCTGGATCCCTGCCGACAACGCCACGCCTTTGTGGTCATAGCCTTGATGCACGCGATAAGAGATCGCGCGATCATTAAACAGCGAAGCAAACACATGTTTCACCGCCAGCATCACGGCATCTAACCCGCGCACGTTCAAAAACGTCTCTTGCTGACCGGCAAATGACGCATCCGGCATATCCTCCGCCGTGGCCGACGAGCGCACCGCAAACGAGCCTTCCGCATGCATATCCGCACTTAGCTGTGCATACGCCTCAGCAATAGCCTGCGTTAACGCGGGCTGGAATGGTGTATCCACCACCCATTGCCGAATTTGCGCCCCCGCTTTTGCCAGTGCACGTACATCGTCCACATCCAGCGTATCCAATAATTGATGGATACGTTGATTCAACCCGCTTTGCTCCAGAAACTCATTAAATGCACGCGCCGTGGTGGCAAAACCATCCGGCACACTGACGCCCAACCCAGACAGATTGGCGATCATCTCGCCAAGCGACGCATTTTTACCCCCAACACGGTTTACATCATTCATGCCTAACTGGTGATACCAGAGTACATACGGTTCCACGGCTCGCCTCTCCTGTGTCAATGCGATGTTTTCAGTCCGATGGTGTTAGTGCGATGTTTCTAGTGCAATGCTGCTAGTACAAGGGATTCATTCACTCGGCGCGCCTTCACTGACGCCATACCGAGCATCAATTTTCGTGCGTTGGTTTACGTTTCTGGTGTTTCAGATTGGTGTTTTTCCGCGCCTGATTCAGTATGGACTCAGATTCAATCAGTGAAATGAAACTCTAGCCATCACCGCCTCTGCGCCACCGGATAGCACTGTGGTGCACCCCCCTGTTACGGAGCCACCTGCATGTCATCTCATCTGGAACGGACGGTATTTTATATCTCAGACGGAACGGCGATCACTGCCGAAGTGTTGGGGCACGCGGTTCTTTCACAGTTTCCGTTAACCCTGCAACAAATCACCGTGCCGTTTGTTGAAACGCCACAGAAGGCCGAAGCGATCCGGCAGCAAATAAATTCCTGCTATCAAAATAGCGGCTCACGCCCATTGGTGTTTTATTCCATCGTGATGCCGGAAATTAAAGCGATCATCGAGCGCAGCGAAGGTTGTTGTCAGGATATTCTGAATACCTTAGTCACCCCGATACAAAATGAGCTGCAAATTGCCCCAACCCCAACCCTGCATCGAACCCACGGGCTGGCGCGCGGTAACTTGGAAAAATATGACTCCCGCATCGCCGCGGTCGAGTTTGCTCTGGCGCACGATGACGGCATTTCGCTGCGTAATATGGAGCAGGCTGACGTGATTTTGTTGGGGGTATCGCGCTGCGGTAAAACCCCCACCAGCTTGTATATGGCGATGCAATTTGGTTTGAAAGTCGCTAACTACCCGTTTATTGCCGATGACATGGATAACCTCACCCTGCCTGCGGCACTCAAACCGTTTCACGGTAAACTGTTTGGTTTAACCATTCATCCAGAGCGTTTGATGGCAATTCGCAGTGAACGGCGCGATAACAGCCGTTATGCGTCGTTACGCCAATGCCGATTGGAGCTGACCGAGGTTGAACTGCTATATCAACGCGAGCGAATTCCCTTTATCGATACAACCAACTTCTCGGTAGAGGAGATCTCAACCAAAATTATGGACATCATGCAGCTTAACCGTCAGATGTTTTAAATTTAGACAATCTGCTAACGATTCCTGCCATTGTGTAGGGAATCGATACCTATCTTGGCCGGACTGCTTGCAGCGCGGATAAATTCCGTTATTGTGTGTTTGTGAGTCTCTTCACAGCGCGTCTGTATGAAGTTACCAAGAGAATTTAGATGTCTATTAAAACTGATGAGTTACGCACTGAGCGCGTTGACAGCTTAGTCACGCCTGCTCAGCTGGCTGACGATTATCCACTCGATGATCAGGTCGCCGCGATGGTATTGCAGGCCAGAACCTGCATTGAAAATATTTTAAGCGGACAGGATCCGCGCCTGCTGGTGATTGTCGGCCCTTGCTCCATCCACGACCCGAAGGCCGCGCTGGACTACGCCAACCGCCTGCATGCTTTGCATGAACGTTATCAGGATCGCCTGTTTATCGTCATGCGCACCTATTTTGAAAAACCGCGCACCGTGGTGGGCTGGAAAGGGCTGATTTCCGATCCGTTCTTGGATGGCAGCTATCAGGTCAACGAAGGGATCCGCATGGCGCGCAAGCTGCTGGTGGATATCAACGCGATTGGCCTGCCTACCGCAACCGAATTTTTGGATATGGTGACCGGTCAGTACATTGCCGATTTGATCAGCTGGGGCGCAATTGGTGCCCGTACCACCGAAAGCCAGATCCACCGCGAGATGGCATCAGCGCTTTCGTGTCCGGTCGGCTTTAAAAACGGTACTGACGGCAACGTGCGTATCGCTATTGATGCAATTCGCGCTTCCCGTGCGCCGCACATGTTCTTATCGCCAGACAAAACCGGCCATATGACCATTTACCGCACCTCAGGAAATCCATTCGGGCATATTATTCTGCGCGGTGGTAAAGATCCGAACTATCAAGCGAAACATGTGGCCCAAGCGTGCGATCGTCTGCGGGAGTTTGATTTAGCCGAACATCTGGTGGTGGATTTCAGTCATGGCAATTGCCAGAAACTGCATCGCCGTCAGCTAGATGTGTGTGATGACGTGTGCGGCCAAATTCGCGCCGGCTCACGAGCCATTGCCGGCATCATGGCCGAAAGCTTCCTCACCGAAGGCGCACAAAAAGTCGTTAACGGTCAGCCGTTGGTGTATGGGCAGTCAATTACCGATCCTTGCCTGAGCTGGGCAGATACCGAAAAACTGCTGGAAAAACTGGCCGACGCGGTCAACGCACGTTTCTGAAATCGGTGATTAACGGCTATACTCATCCCGTTATCTGGCTGATGGCCATGGCGGGATGAGTTTCTCTCCTTCCCTATCGTGTTATTTCTTTCCATCACGACTATCATGCACTGCGCATGAGCGCATCATGATTAGCCATCACCTCAAACCGGCTTTCGTTATCAAGAGGTTCGATAATGCAGCACGCGCAGTATCCTGACGCCTTGTGTCCCGGCGATCACTTGGTTTCTCCACGCCCCGGCTATTCTCATCACGGCATTTATATCGGTAATAATACCGTGATCCACTACTCCGGCCTGCACCGCAATGCGGTCAGCGGCAGTGTGTGTGAAATCAGTGTGGATGAATTTCATGCCGGTTTTGGTTTTCGCGTACAAAACAATAAGGGCCGATACCAAGGGCAAGAAGCCGTGAAACGCGCACGTAGTCGCCTTGGGGAAGATAAGTATCACTTGCTGTTTAACAACTGTGAGCACTTCGTGCATTGGGTTTTGCACGGCAAAGCCCGCAGTCAGCAGGTTAACAATGCGTTGATTGGCTTGACCACCGTGGTTCTCACCGGCGTAGGTCGTTGGGCGTTAAAAAAATACCGTGGCAGCGAACGGGTGTAATCCCCCTTCGCCTATCCACGGCATGTTGAATGTTGATTGCGCCTGTTATTGTATTGAGTTGATTGAGCGTGTTAGGCGTTATCGAGATGAAATTTTGCTAAATTAGCTCGCGCTACGCTGTACTTTGCTTTTCAGTTTGCCCAGCACATGCATCTCGCAGCGCTTACAATCAAACTTCAGACGGAAAATGTCGTTACCCATCTCCAGCACCAGCGGATCCGGCTTTAATCCCTTCACCTCTTTCGGACACATATTCTGGGTATAGCGCAAACAGTGCTTGGTGATCATCAGCGACACTTCATCCGCTTCCTGATTCAGCTCATAAGCCGGCGCAATGTCATCGACCCCATGCATGCGATAGAAATTTTCCGCAGCATGATTATACACATTACCCAGATAACTGAGATTTTCCTGTGGGAAAGCCGGATTACCAACGGCCTGATGGCGCAGCGGACGCTGATAGCCATTGATGCGCGCCACTTCTAACGCCTCGACCGCCTGACGACGTAACGCATTTAGCGCAGAAACAGGAATAAACCATGCCTGCTCTAATGTCACATCGATGTGCTGCGAGTAGAACAACGTGTTGCCCAGTTTAGCCAACTGCTCACGGATACTCTGGAACGCACGCTCAGGGTTGTTCGCCGGACTCTTCTCTGCCACTAACGGGATGCTAACACTAAAACCTTGCTCATCGGTCATCTGCAACAGGAAACCGTCAGTGGTTTCGCTAAAGTGCTGCGTGACACCAATCTGGCGAGTCGCGGATTCTTTTTCCAGCGTGCCGTCAAACACCTGATCTCGGTTACGGTACAAAACCGTATTTACCGTCAAACCCCGTACCGGCTCTGCCGTAAACAAGCGACGACCATCCGCACGGTTTACCCGCAACCCATTAACCACCTGACGCGCATTGAAATAGCACAGGCCATCACCGTTGTTAAACTCCGTCTCACCGCTCACTTCAAACCAGTTCGGGCCAACGCGAGTCACCTTACCCACTTCCTCACCGATATATTTCGGCGTGCGGAATGAAGTGATTGTTGGCTGACGCCCCAACAAGAAGTAATCGGTGCTACCTCGGTTGAAGGTTTTATCAGGATTCGGCACAAAGCTGTACTGACTGCGTCCTGCAGAAGAACGCGACAGTTCAGGACGCTCTTCCAAAATCTCATCCAAGTGCTGGCGATACCACGCCGTCACATTCTTGATGTAGGAGAGATCTTTCAAACGGCCTTCGATTTTGAACGAACGAATACCGGCATCGATCATCGCACGTAAGTTGGCCGTTTGGTTCATGTCTTTAAGGGATAGCAGATGTTGATCTTGTACCAGCGTCTCCCCTTCTCGGGTTTTCAATGAGCATGGCACGCGGCAAATCTGCGCACATTCACCACGGTTAGCACTGCGGCCGGTTAACGCATGACTGATATAGCACTGACCACTGTAGGCCACACACAGCGCACCGTGGATGAAAAACTCCAGCTGTACTGACGTCTGCTCAGATACCGCGCGGATCTGCTCCAAACTCAGCTCACGAGCCAGCACGACTTGTGAGAAACCGACATCCTGCAAGAAACGGACTTTCTCCGGTGTGCGGTTATCCAACTGCGTACTGGCATGCAGCGCAATCGGCGGCAGATCACATTGCAGCAACCCCAGATCCTGCACGATCAACGCATCCGCGCCCGCATTCCAGATTTGATGCGCCAGCACTTCCGCTTGCGCCAATTCGCTATCTTTCAAAATGGTATTCAGTGCCACAAACACCTGCGCACCATAGCGATGCGCAAAGGCCGCCAGTTGCTCAATGTCTGCCACACTGTTGCCGGCTGCTGCACGGGCACCAAAGGCCGGACCGCCGATATACACTGCATCCGCACCATGTTTGATTGCTTCAATACCAAACGCCAGATTTTTGGCCGGCGCCAGCAGCTCTAACCGGTTATCTCTTACCATCATCAGTCAGCAAAACCCTGTAAAACCCGAGGAATTAAGGGGCGAGAGTGTATACCAATCAGCATTCTGTTACCAATCTTGCCCCGATGTAGGTGGTAAATGGGTTACTCGCCTTTAAGCGCGATATTGAACACTTCACGCCCCTGCGCTTCCACTTTCAACCGCATATGATTTGGGGTGTTTTCCATCACCAAAATGTTGATATCCGCCTCATCACCAAGGTGTTTACGGATCACTGTCAGCAATTCATCTGCTACTGAATCGAGATTAAGTTCAGTCATAACCATCCGCCTCAAGTATGATCGTCACCCGCTAGCCATGCGAAATATTACGCATGCCCAATAGTGCGGTATGAACAGGTTTCTTCTCATTGATTCGTTAATGTCGCCGCTACCAGCCTTTACTTCAGCTAGTCACACCCTTACGGTTTCATCCTGAATGACTGCATTCCTGTTCACTCATCCTTAAGCGCGATCCGTACCGTTACTCCTGCGTACTGCTTACCTGTAAGATAACGTCGATTTAACACTGTTTTTTTATACAGTGCATTATGGCAATTCTCGTCATGATGTCCAGTCTGTTTTTACATCCTCGAGCACATCAAGTTCAGCCAGTGTAATTACCTCCGCCTCAAACACGTTTAGCCAATCCAATCAAATTTCAAGCATAGACCAATTTTATGCGCTTGTGATGCGAGTCAATTTATCGACAGCAAAAATCAGCAACAACATAGACCGCCAATCAATTAACGCCTTTATCCATCAATTGTGATTTAAATGATATATATGATAGTAGTCCGCAAAATCATCATGACTTGTAATCATTTGTTAGGAATGTTTTTACATTCTCACCTAACTACCTCGGGTAAGAATCCCACTTTTCAGTCCCAGATAAAAACCGGTTATGTGGCCGCTAAGAATCATCAGCAAAGAAAGCAAAAAGATTAGAAGAAAGACAAAAGAAGAGGAATGAAAAAAGGAAAAACAACACACTACAGGTACGCGACAAGGTAAATAACAGACAGGTAATCAGGATCAATTTAGATCTGCAGCCAATAATCTCCCCTTTCGGTAGTCTATTATCCTATCCACATAACTCGCATAATCCACCTAACATCGTGGCCTATAAATGTCATATGACAGAAACTAAACGTCCTGTACGCATAGCAGAAAAGTTACTCATCTTGGTAACGTTGATTTAAAATTTTGTAGCGACATTGAGTAGAGCAATTACTCAGCAGCAGGCTAGATACTACAGTAATGAAAACACCGACATAACACGCGATTCAAAAATACACAGCTCCAAAAATACATTCATAAAATGATTGCTGTGATGATACGCCGGATAATAGTACTAACCATAAACCGATACTCCCCTATAAAAACTGAGTAAACACCTCGAAAATACCTCGGAGTAGTCATAGCCAAACGGCGTATTACTGTTTTTACTCTCGCCAAGCATTACCGGCAGTTACTATCCAAACGTCCACAGCCTGATTGTAAAATATCAGGCAAAATAAGGGCATCAATCAACTGAGCCTATCTTCGCTCGTGGCAGTATTTTTTATATTAAAAACAATAACGTTACTGATAATTCATAAACGAAAAAAGGAGCCTTTCGGCTCCTTTTGAAATCATGACATTACACAATGTCGCACTAACTCTATAGTTATATTCTTTGTACTGTGCTTGCACGTTGTAAAACAGCACCCTGACGTTAGACAAACTCACGATATAACAGCATATACCGGTTAAGATCAGAGATACTGCGGGTCACTCCGAAAACCCATAATGACGAACGGATGGGGAGACTGTTGCCAGCACCGCAGCTAACACTACATTACCGCGCACCACATTACCGCGATTTAGCGCTATGGCTTACTTAGTCATAGCTCTCTGCGGCAGTCAGGTACGTTTAACCCAGCCATTCGCCACTGAAACATTATCCGTTTGCAGACGCGGTCAAACTTACAGAGTTTTGATCAGGAAAGTATCCAGAGACTCACCTTTCTCCAGCGCTTTAGCAATTACGCTCGGAGTACGGCCTTGGCCAGTCCAGGTTTTAACTTCGCCGTTTTCATCCAAGTATTCGTACTTAGGTGCACGTGGCGCGCGCTTACCCTGCTTCTTCGCTGGCTCTTTTGCCACGATATCCAGCAGATCGTTCAGATCAATACCGTCTTCTTTCAGCATTTCGCGGTACTGTTCCAGTTTACGCGCACGCTCTTCTTCTTGCGCTTTCAGCGTGGACAGCTCTTCACGACGTTCTTCAACAACGACGGTCAGCTTTTCCAGTACAGATTCTAAAGTTTCCAGATCCACTTCGCGGGCAAATGCACGCAGAGAACGAATGTTTTTAAATAAGCTAATAATTTCTTGTGACATAATGAATGCAACTAACAGATATTGTTCTAATAGTAAGCCATCATAGATAATGATGACTGCGAGACTTCTATAATAGAACGAATTTCAGCATCTGCCAATATATACTGTCGATTAAATTGCAATTCACCCATTCAGATAACCCTGATGAATATCAGGAATTGAAAATATCTACGATATTTCGGCGACATTCATCGTTTAAATGTCGCGGCACACTCATCCGATCAGCATTAACAAATGCACGACATTTGATCAGGCGCAAAGTATCACGCCACAAAAAACCAAACAAATACGGCGCTGCTCACGCAACGCCGTACCGATTTAGCTCTAGCATCATCCGACAAGCCGTCTTTTATTTCTCTGACTGCAGGATGACAAATTTCTTATTTCCAGCCACTGTCGTGCACTGATTAAACAGACGACGTAATTTCAGATGGTATGCCAGATGACGGTTACCAATAATGCGCAACCAGCCCCCTTTTTTCAGACAACGACGCGCATCGCGAAACATTTGCCATGCAATATGATCCGTAATTGACTGCAATTGGTGGAATGGTGGGTTACATAATATCAACTGAATCGAATTAGCAGGAATATCTTCCAGACTATTTCCGACAATAAAACGACAGCGTGACATAAATTCCGGGTGGTTTTCCTGAATATTTATCCGGCTGGACTGCACCGCCATATAAGATTCATCAATGAAAATAACATCCGCATCTGGATTTTGCTTTAATGCGGTGAGGCCAATCACGCCATTGCCGCAACCCAAGTCCACCAGCGTACCGCTCATACCTGAAGGAATATGTTGCATGAAAAAACGCGCCCCAATATCCAGTGATGCGCGAGAAAACACGTTTGCATGATTATGAATGCGCTCGCCGCTGCCTTCCAAGGTCCACACCGTTGGATAAGGCGATACCGGCGCACTCAGAGCCAGATCTGGCGTGGCGTACACGAGGCGTGCTTTTTTCCATGCCAAACTGGTCCGTGTAGGCCCAATAATGCGCTCAAACAGCTTCAAGGTAGAGGTATGGATATCGCGCGCTTTCGCTGCCGCCAAAATCTGCGTCTGTGGCCCCATCACCGCCTTTAGCATCAATAATTGATGCTCTAGTAAGGCTAAGGTTTTCGGGATCTTAATCACCACCAACGCTGGATTTTCCGGTAGGGCCTGCAAGGTATCTTGCCAAGTCACACAATCAGCTGGCAGTTCATTACGAGCCAGATTGCGCAGCAAAGCCTGTTGGCTAATATAGGAGTCGCCAATACTGATCGGATGATGCGAATGCAAAGCACAAGTCAGTGCGCCAAACTGATCATTAAAAATCAGTACCGGCCCATCCGGTTGCACGCCCTCTAATTCCTGCAACAGATATTCATCCGCCGCTTCCCAGGCCTGTAACTCGGCAGACTCCTCTTCCGGATAACGCTCCAGCAGCAAGCTTACGTTGCCCGACACAAAATGGCCCATTCGATCTCCGCCCATTCAAAACAAGAAAAGTACTGCATTTTAGCCTGAATTCAGCGCAATGTATTGAGATTGATTCTGCTACACGGCCAAGAATCGCGATAGTGATGCGAAAAAAGGCAATTATAAAAAACAAACCTTAAAATACAGTTAGTTAGATATTGGTCATTTGCAAACAGTAGGCGGTTGTGACAGCAAAAATCACGACTTGCCTCAATATA harbors:
- the rlmG gene encoding 23S rRNA (guanine(1835)-N(2))-methyltransferase RlmG codes for the protein MGHFVSGNVSLLLERYPEEESAELQAWEAADEYLLQELEGVQPDGPVLIFNDQFGALTCALHSHHPISIGDSYISQQALLRNLARNELPADCVTWQDTLQALPENPALVVIKIPKTLALLEHQLLMLKAVMGPQTQILAAAKARDIHTSTLKLFERIIGPTRTSLAWKKARLVYATPDLALSAPVSPYPTVWTLEGSGERIHNHANVFSRASLDIGARFFMQHIPSGMSGTLVDLGCGNGVIGLTALKQNPDADVIFIDESYMAVQSSRINIQENHPEFMSRCRFIVGNSLEDIPANSIQLILCNPPFHQLQSITDHIAWQMFRDARRCLKKGGWLRIIGNRHLAYHLKLRRLFNQCTTVAGNKKFVILQSEK
- a CDS encoding H-NS family nucleoid-associated regulatory protein, which encodes MSQEIISLFKNIRSLRAFAREVDLETLESVLEKLTVVVEERREELSTLKAQEEERARKLEQYREMLKEDGIDLNDLLDIVAKEPAKKQGKRAPRAPKYEYLDENGEVKTWTGQGRTPSVIAKALEKGESLDTFLIKTL
- a CDS encoding peptidase U32 family protein; protein product: MMVRDNRLELLAPAKNLAFGIEAIKHGADAVYIGGPAFGARAAAGNSVADIEQLAAFAHRYGAQVFVALNTILKDSELAQAEVLAHQIWNAGADALIVQDLGLLQCDLPPIALHASTQLDNRTPEKVRFLQDVGFSQVVLARELSLEQIRAVSEQTSVQLEFFIHGALCVAYSGQCYISHALTGRSANRGECAQICRVPCSLKTREGETLVQDQHLLSLKDMNQTANLRAMIDAGIRSFKIEGRLKDLSYIKNVTAWYRQHLDEILEERPELSRSSAGRSQYSFVPNPDKTFNRGSTDYFLLGRQPTITSFRTPKYIGEEVGKVTRVGPNWFEVSGETEFNNGDGLCYFNARQVVNGLRVNRADGRRLFTAEPVRGLTVNTVLYRNRDQVFDGTLEKESATRQIGVTQHFSETTDGFLLQMTDEQGFSVSIPLVAEKSPANNPERAFQSIREQLAKLGNTLFYSQHIDVTLEQAWFIPVSALNALRRQAVEALEVARINGYQRPLRHQAVGNPAFPQENLSYLGNVYNHAAENFYRMHGVDDIAPAYELNQEADEVSLMITKHCLRYTQNMCPKEVKGLKPDPLVLEMGNDIFRLKFDCKRCEMHVLGKLKSKVQRSAS
- a CDS encoding lecithin retinol acyltransferase family protein, with the protein product MQHAQYPDALCPGDHLVSPRPGYSHHGIYIGNNTVIHYSGLHRNAVSGSVCEISVDEFHAGFGFRVQNNKGRYQGQEAVKRARSRLGEDKYHLLFNNCEHFVHWVLHGKARSQQVNNALIGLTTVVLTGVGRWALKKYRGSERV